The proteins below are encoded in one region of Sporosarcina sp. FSL K6-1508:
- a CDS encoding MBL fold metallo-hydrolase, producing the protein MIQKIIIPTPFAVGDVNAFLIKGDTLSLVDAGPKTPEAYEALKQGIKGAGYAFNDIEQVILTHHHPDHAGWIDAFDNAKILGHKYNDLWLKRDEAFFRYHDAFYLDCLIEEGVPKQYLGWVKKMKRSVALMGERPLDMTLAEGDALPGHPGWTVMETPGHAQSHIVLWNGENRTMIGGDLVLEKVSSNPLIEPPLNPEHGRPRSLLQYNESLKRILTLPVDIIYTGHGNEVRNAHELIEGRLERQHERAMKVLAMMDGGSRTIFELTRELFPAVYEKELGLTLSETIGQTDYLFEEGLVRETRDEGGVLHYEQA; encoded by the coding sequence ATGATACAAAAGATTATTATTCCAACACCATTCGCAGTCGGCGATGTAAACGCTTTTCTTATTAAAGGAGATACACTGTCACTCGTCGATGCGGGGCCAAAAACCCCTGAAGCATATGAAGCATTGAAACAAGGCATCAAGGGAGCAGGTTATGCATTCAACGATATTGAGCAAGTTATTTTAACACATCATCATCCGGATCATGCCGGCTGGATTGATGCTTTTGATAATGCGAAAATACTTGGTCATAAATATAATGATTTATGGCTCAAACGGGATGAAGCTTTTTTCCGCTATCATGATGCATTTTATCTCGACTGCCTGATCGAAGAAGGTGTACCTAAACAGTACCTTGGTTGGGTTAAGAAGATGAAACGATCTGTCGCCCTTATGGGAGAGCGTCCGCTCGATATGACGCTTGCCGAGGGAGATGCACTGCCTGGGCACCCCGGTTGGACTGTAATGGAAACCCCAGGTCATGCACAAAGTCATATTGTGTTATGGAATGGAGAGAATCGAACAATGATCGGCGGAGACTTAGTGCTTGAAAAAGTTTCTTCAAACCCGCTTATCGAACCACCACTTAATCCTGAGCACGGGCGTCCGCGTTCTTTGTTGCAATATAATGAGTCGTTGAAACGTATTCTTACGTTGCCGGTTGATATCATTTATACCGGTCATGGCAATGAAGTGCGTAATGCACATGAGCTTATTGAAGGCCGGCTCGAAAGACAGCATGAACGGGCGATGAAAGTGCTCGCGATGATGGACGGAGGCTCGCGGACGATTTTCGAATTGACCCGCGAACTGTTCCCGGCTGTCTATGAAAAAGAGCTTGGTCTTACACTTTCCGAAACGATTGGTCAAACAGATTACCTTTTCGAAGAAGGGCTAGTCCGTGAAACACGGGATGAAGGCGGCGTCCTCCATTATGAACAAGCGTAA
- a CDS encoding SDR family NAD(P)-dependent oxidoreductase — translation MNKRKSILVTGATSGVGYALTKRLLVEGYEVWATGRAPVILEKLQKEGAHAIPADLSKKEDVEQLMATIGSPDTVIFSAGVGTFDHAHETSDEAIESMMAVNVIAPMRLTKFLLPDMMERRSGHLIYLGSQAGKVATPKASVYAASKHAIIGYTNALRMEVAPYGIHVTTINPGPIDTPFLDIADETGTYRTSLGTYLLTVETVVDGVIKAMKKPVRDVNLPWYMGITSKLHAVAPSVVERLGRKYFMKK, via the coding sequence ATGAACAAGCGTAAATCAATTCTGGTGACGGGAGCAACGAGCGGGGTTGGCTATGCGTTGACAAAAAGGTTGCTGGTAGAAGGCTATGAAGTGTGGGCAACAGGCAGGGCGCCCGTTATTTTAGAGAAACTCCAAAAAGAAGGCGCGCATGCGATACCGGCAGATTTATCAAAAAAAGAAGACGTTGAGCAGTTAATGGCAACGATTGGTTCGCCTGATACTGTCATCTTTTCAGCGGGCGTTGGCACATTCGATCACGCACATGAAACTTCCGATGAAGCGATTGAAAGCATGATGGCTGTCAATGTCATCGCACCGATGCGACTGACGAAGTTTCTGTTACCTGATATGATGGAGCGACGTAGCGGTCATCTGATTTATCTGGGTTCACAAGCGGGAAAAGTAGCTACACCGAAAGCATCCGTCTACGCGGCATCAAAGCATGCGATTATCGGTTATACAAATGCACTGCGTATGGAGGTTGCACCATACGGTATCCATGTTACGACAATCAATCCAGGTCCAATTGACACCCCTTTTCTAGATATTGCAGATGAAACAGGTACTTACCGGACGTCGCTCGGCACCTATTTATTGACTGTGGAAACGGTTGTCGATGGGGTGATCAAAGCAATGAAAAAACCCGTCCGTGATGTGAACTTACCCTGGTATATGGGCATTACTAGTAAACTTCATGCGGTCGCACCTTCCGTCGTCGAACGGTTGGGTCGCAAGTATTTCATGAAGAAGTAA